CGACGAGCGATTCGCCCGGGGTGATGATGCCGGGGCAGTTCGGCCCGATGATCCGGGTCTTGTTGCCCTTGGACACGTTGTAGGCCCACGCATAGGCGCTGTCCTGCACCGGGATTCCCTCGGTGATGACCACGAGCAGCGGGATCTCCGCGTCGATGGCCTCGATGATGGCGTCCTTGGCGAACTTCGGCGGGACGAACGCGATGGAGGTGTCGGCGCCGGTCTTCTCGATGGCCTCGGAGACCGATCCGAAGACCGGCAGCTCCACGCCGCCGTCGTGGCTGACCGTGGTGCCGGCCTTGCGTGCGTTGACGCCGCCGACGATGTTGGTGCCCGCCTTGAGCATCAGCGCCGTGTGCTTGGTGCCCTCGCCGCCGGTGATGCCCTGGACGATGACCTTGTTGTCTTTGTTCAGAAAGATGGACATTGCTCTGTTGCTCCTACTTGCTCGCCAGTTCGGCGGCCTTGTCGGCGCCGCTGTCCATGGTCTCGGCCAGCGTCACCAACGGGTGATTCGCGTCGGCCAGGATCTTGCGGCCCTCATCGACCTTGTTGCCGTCGAGACGGACGACGAGAGGCTTGTTGGCCTCCGCACCGAGCTTGTCGAGGGCGCCGACGATGCCGTTGGCGACCGCGTCGCAGGCGGTGATGCCACCGAAGACGTTCACGAACACGCTCTTGACCTGCTCGTCGTTCAGGATGACGTCGAGTCCGGCGGCCATCACCTCGGCCGAGGCGCCGCCGCCGATGTCGAGGAAGTTGGCCGGCTTGACGCCGCCGTGGTCCTCGCCCGCGTACGCGACGACGTCCAGGGTCGACATGACCAGACCCGCACCGTTGCCGATGATGCCGACCTGACCGTCGAGCTTGACGTAGTTGAGGTCGTTCTCCTTGGCCTTGAGCTCGAGGGGATCGGTCGCGTCCTTGTCCTCGAAGGCCTCGTGGCCGGGCTGACGGAAGTCGGCGTTGGCGTCGAGGGTGACCTTGCCGTCGAGCGCGAGGATCTGATCGTCCGGCGTGCGGACCAGCGGGTTGACCTCCACCAGCAGAGCGTCTTCGTTGATGAAGACCTCCCACAGCTTCTGGATGGTCACGGCCGCGGCGTCGAGCACCTCGGCGGGCAGCTTGCCGGCCTCGGCGATGCTGCGGGCGAAAGCGAGATCGACGCCCTTCACGGCGTCGACGGGGATCTTGGCGAGTGCGTCGGGGTTCTCTTCGGCGGTGACCTCGATCTCGACGCCACCCTCCACCGAGCACATCGCGAGGTAGGTGCGGTTGGTGCGGTCGAGCAGGAAGGAGATGTAGTACTCCTCGGCGATGTCGCTCGCCTCTGCGACCAGCAGCTTCTTGACGACATGGCCCTTGATGTCGAGGCCGAGGATCGACTCGGCATTCGCGACAGCGGCGTCGACGTCGGCGGAGTACTTCACGCCGCCTGCCTTGCCGCGGCCGCCGACCTTGACCTGGGCCTTGACCATGACCGGCTTGCCGATTTCCTCGGCAATCTCACGTGCCCCGGCAACCGTGTCGGTAACACGGCCGGCCGAGGTGGGCACCTCGTGCTTGGCGAAAAGTTCCTTCGCCTGGTATTCGAAGAGATCCATTCAGCTCACCATCTCGTAGGTTTGTCCGCAGGAGGGGTGTAACACCGTTGGGGGTGTAATGCGGGCCATATCGGACTTTAAACCTGCGCCATTCCTCGCTGGTGAGCGCACCCGGCGCTTGTGCGACAGATCACTCGCTCGGTCCGCACCTCGGGGGCAGCCCGCCGACCCCGCGCAGCATTCCGATCGACAACATGGTTTCATGTTCCGGGCGCCGACGGACCATTCGAGCAAACGATTCACAGTAGTGAACTCGGTGTTTGCAATGGTCTCAAGTTCCGTGATCGATCAGTGATGCAGCTCACATAAGCACCGGTTTTACGACCGTAGCGTTGGACTTGCCGCAATCATTTCGTTACCGTCGGCTGTCAGTTGGTCACAAAAGGATTACGGACGGCAACGTGGTTGTTCGTGCTAGCAAAGAGATGAGGTGGACGATTTGACGGGACGTGGTCATCAAGGCCGGCCGGTCACGACCACCGGGCACTCCGACGCCCGCTTCGACGACCGCTCTGCCTCGGAAGTCACCACGATCATCCCGATCGATGAGTTCGCCGACGCCCAGAGCGCATGGGACTCCGACAGCTGGGACCGGTACTACCGCCCGACGCTCTCGGAGATCACCCAGGACATCCTCATCCCCGAGAGCGAGTTCGACGCCTACGAGCACGACGAACCGTTCGACGTCGACGGCGCACGCCCGGACACCTTCTCACTCCGCAGCACCGACGGTGACGAGACTGTCGGCCACGTCTCCGACGAGAAGCCGTTCCGCACCAAGCCCGCCTCCCAGGGCAGCTCGGTACGCCGTGGCGGCAAGCACCGCATCAGCGCTCCCCCGGCCGCGCTGAAGGGCGGTCGCGCCGCCCTCATCGCGATGGCCGCCGGCGCTGCCGTCGCCGCGGTCGCCCAGGTGGGCACCACGGACACGACGACGACCACCCCTACCAACGCCGCCAACGTCGACGCGGCCGGCGAGACGCCCGATCTGGGTCCCGGTCTCGCCGCTGCCACCCCGGCGAAGGACATGAGCACCTTCACCGACCAGCTCGCCGTCGGCAAGCAGATCGCGGCCGCGGAGGCCCAGCGGGAGAATCTTCTCCGCCGCCCGCTCTTCACCTCACCCCTTCCGCTCGGGCAGTACCAGTTCACGTCGACGTTCGCGATGCGCTGGGGCAGCTTCCACGGCGGGATCGACTTCGCCGCACCACTGGGCACCCCGATCCACGCCGTCACCGACGGCGTCGTGATCGAGGCGGGCCCCGCATCCGGATACGGCAACTGGGTACAGGTCCGCGCCGCCGACGGCACCGTGACCATGTACGGCCACATGTCGTCCTCGGGTGTGCTGGTCCAGAAGGGCCAGCACGTCACTGCGGGCGATGTGATCGCACTCGTCGGCAGCGAGGGCTTCTCCACCGGTCCGCACTGCCACTTCGAGGTCTGGAAGGGCGGGACCACCAAGATCGATCCCGCACCCTGGCTGGCCACACACGGCGTCCGTCTCTCCCCGTACGTCGGCGGTTAGTTCCGACGCACGCCGAGCCCCGTTCGGCCGGACGTCTGACTACAGCTTGTCGCCGGGCAGACCGCCGGCCGTCAGTAGCGTGACCCGTCCGACGTTGCCCCCGAACTCGAAGGTGATGCGCTCGGTCGCACCACTGCCCTCCTTGGCCACGGCCTTGCCGAGACCGTACTTCGGGTGGTTGATGCGATCCCCGATGTCGTAGTTCACCTGCTTGTTGCGCCCGCGCGTCGGGTCCGTCGAGTACGAGGACCGTCCGCGGCCTCCCCCACCGAAGCCCGAATCACCGCGACCGAACACGCCACCCGACGATCCGAGATGCCGACTCATCGACCGCCGGGGTTCGGTACGACGCCAATCGACCAGATGTTGCGGAATCTCTTGCAGGAAACGCGATTCCGGGTTCGAGACCGGCTGACCCCACGATGCGCGGGTGATCGACCGGGTCACATACAGACGCTCCTTGGCCCGCGTGATGCCGACGTAGGCGAGTCGACGCTCCTCGCTCAGCTCGGCGGGGTCACCCAACGCGCGCATGTGCGGGAAATGCCCGTCCTCCCAGCCGGTCACGAACACCACGGGGAACTCGAGCCCCTTGGCGGTGTGCAGGGTCATCAACGTGACCACACCCTCGCCCTCGTCGGGCAGCTGGTCGGCATCGGCGACCAGCGACACCTTCTCCAGGAACGAGGCCAGCGATCCGGGTTCGGGTTCGCCGTCGTTCGCCGGGATCTCATCGGCATCGTCCAGATCGTCGAAATCATCCGGCTCGCCGCTCGCGAGGCCGGCTGC
This sequence is a window from Gordonia insulae. Protein-coding genes within it:
- the sucC gene encoding ADP-forming succinate--CoA ligase subunit beta; translation: MDLFEYQAKELFAKHEVPTSAGRVTDTVAGAREIAEEIGKPVMVKAQVKVGGRGKAGGVKYSADVDAAVANAESILGLDIKGHVVKKLLVAEASDIAEEYYISFLLDRTNRTYLAMCSVEGGVEIEVTAEENPDALAKIPVDAVKGVDLAFARSIAEAGKLPAEVLDAAAVTIQKLWEVFINEDALLVEVNPLVRTPDDQILALDGKVTLDANADFRQPGHEAFEDKDATDPLELKAKENDLNYVKLDGQVGIIGNGAGLVMSTLDVVAYAGEDHGGVKPANFLDIGGGASAEVMAAGLDVILNDEQVKSVFVNVFGGITACDAVANGIVGALDKLGAEANKPLVVRLDGNKVDEGRKILADANHPLVTLAETMDSGADKAAELASK
- a CDS encoding M23 family metallopeptidase produces the protein MDDLTGRGHQGRPVTTTGHSDARFDDRSASEVTTIIPIDEFADAQSAWDSDSWDRYYRPTLSEITQDILIPESEFDAYEHDEPFDVDGARPDTFSLRSTDGDETVGHVSDEKPFRTKPASQGSSVRRGGKHRISAPPAALKGGRAALIAMAAGAAVAAVAQVGTTDTTTTTPTNAANVDAAGETPDLGPGLAAATPAKDMSTFTDQLAVGKQIAAAEAQRENLLRRPLFTSPLPLGQYQFTSTFAMRWGSFHGGIDFAAPLGTPIHAVTDGVVIEAGPASGYGNWVQVRAADGTVTMYGHMSSSGVLVQKGQHVTAGDVIALVGSEGFSTGPHCHFEVWKGGTTKIDPAPWLATHGVRLSPYVGG